Proteins from one Oscillatoria nigro-viridis PCC 7112 genomic window:
- a CDS encoding UPF0182 family protein, protein MTNRRIYQIILLIAGLWLVVEFASRISAEILWFQEVGYLQVFLLKLKTQGLLGTIAIAVSSGFLLGNLALARRLQHPAEEKKSPVAGALFASLRANKTGKNTGNNYEIPVAKSQITFSWLLLTIFGLSSIATLTVIHCGLLAASSIAYFGIVDNLPLPPVQLGIESIQHGAVQLFSRWWQLGLLLGTMLAVVIKPDFWLRAIALFLSLAIGLIAASRWTNVLQYFHPTNFNTTDPLFNQNISFYVFILPILDLLGWWLAVVFLYSLVSCALTYLLSGNSLSQGRFLGFSRSQQRHLYGLGAALMLAAAFRYWLGRYALLYSRGDVTYGANYADVTVRLPCYGFVSILAGAIALLMLCQVYPFKIKNELIKKIILAWLTLSFLVTLLLPTIVQQLLVKPNELAREQPYIQRSIAFTKEAFELNKIEIKTFDPAGKLTYADLEKNQLTISNIRLWDKLPLLQTNRQLQQIRPYYTFPDADIDRYTIKNEKAQKVDSDSQQVFLAARELDYTAVAPEAQTWVNEHLVYTHGYGFTLSPVNRVGVGGLPDYFVKDIGVAAQKGETALEITSDRIRASIPIGYPRIYYGEITDTDAMAPTKVQEFDYPSGEDNVYNTYSGRGGIAIGSMWRRWLFANYLKNWQMALTRNFTPETKLLYRRNINKRVRAIAPFLRYDSDPYLVVANANLSHDDIEKEREGNGNKIKPSPSDTDKSPNYLYWIIDAYTASDRYPYSDPGNHDFNYIRNSVKVVIDAYNGSVDFYVAYPSDPIINSWIAIFPGLFKPLDKMPPALRKHIRYPVDLLSIQSERLLTYHMEDPQVLYNREDLWRVPNEIYGTEQQPVAPYYLITKLPTETAEEFILLLPFTPVSRNNLIAWIAGRSDGGDYGKLLLYLFPKQRLVYGPEQIEALINQDPVISEQISLWNRQGSKALQGNLLVIPIEQSLLYVEPLYLEAERNSLPTLVRVIAVYENRIVMAENLELALKALFQQQSTNKPAIIRPLEGTAPALNSE, encoded by the coding sequence ATGACTAATAGGCGAATTTATCAAATAATCCTACTGATTGCGGGGCTATGGCTGGTTGTTGAGTTTGCCTCCCGCATTTCAGCAGAAATTCTCTGGTTTCAGGAAGTTGGATATCTTCAGGTTTTTCTATTAAAGCTCAAAACTCAAGGGTTGTTGGGGACGATCGCAATTGCTGTTTCTTCTGGCTTTTTACTGGGAAATTTGGCTTTAGCCCGCCGCCTGCAACATCCTGCGGAAGAAAAGAAATCGCCGGTTGCGGGGGCGCTATTTGCTTCACTGAGGGCGAACAAAACGGGGAAGAATACCGGGAATAATTACGAAATACCTGTTGCTAAATCCCAAATTACCTTTTCCTGGCTGCTGTTGACTATATTCGGATTGAGTTCGATCGCAACTTTGACAGTAATTCACTGCGGGCTGTTAGCTGCCAGCAGTATCGCCTATTTCGGTATAGTTGACAATTTACCTCTACCGCCGGTGCAGTTGGGAATTGAGTCAATCCAGCATGGGGCGGTGCAGCTATTTTCTCGCTGGTGGCAGTTGGGCTTGCTGCTGGGGACAATGTTAGCTGTGGTAATTAAGCCTGATTTTTGGCTGCGGGCGATCGCCCTTTTTCTGAGTTTGGCGATCGGGCTGATTGCCGCCAGTCGCTGGACAAATGTTTTGCAATATTTTCACCCTACTAATTTTAACACAACCGACCCTCTTTTCAATCAAAATATTAGCTTTTATGTATTTATTTTGCCAATTTTAGATTTGCTAGGCTGGTGGCTGGCAGTTGTATTTTTGTACAGTTTAGTATCTTGTGCTTTAACATATTTGCTGTCGGGAAATAGCCTGAGTCAAGGGAGATTTTTGGGGTTTTCTCGATCGCAGCAGCGCCACTTGTACGGGTTGGGTGCAGCTTTAATGCTAGCCGCCGCATTCCGCTACTGGCTGGGGCGCTACGCATTGCTGTATTCCCGGGGAGACGTTACTTACGGGGCGAATTACGCTGACGTGACGGTGCGACTGCCCTGCTATGGATTTGTGAGTATTTTGGCGGGGGCGATCGCACTTTTGATGCTGTGCCAGGTTTACCCATTCAAAATAAAAAATGAACTCATAAAAAAGATTATTTTAGCTTGGCTAACTTTAAGTTTTTTGGTAACTTTGCTGCTGCCAACAATTGTGCAGCAACTCCTAGTTAAACCCAACGAACTAGCACGAGAACAGCCGTACATTCAGCGCAGTATTGCCTTTACTAAAGAAGCCTTTGAACTCAACAAAATCGAAATAAAAACATTCGATCCCGCCGGAAAACTGACTTATGCCGACTTAGAAAAAAATCAACTTACTATTAGCAACATCCGGCTGTGGGACAAGCTGCCGCTGCTGCAAACCAACCGACAGTTACAGCAAATCAGACCCTATTATACATTTCCTGATGCCGATATCGATCGCTACACAATCAAAAATGAAAAAGCACAAAAGGTAGATTCGGACAGCCAACAGGTGTTTCTGGCAGCGCGGGAATTAGATTACACAGCAGTTGCCCCCGAAGCTCAAACTTGGGTGAACGAACACCTCGTTTACACTCACGGTTACGGCTTTACTCTTTCTCCCGTAAACAGAGTCGGTGTCGGCGGTTTACCCGATTATTTTGTCAAAGATATTGGAGTTGCAGCCCAGAAAGGAGAGACTGCTTTGGAAATAACGAGCGATCGAATTCGGGCCAGTATTCCGATCGGCTACCCGCGAATTTACTACGGCGAAATCACCGATACAGACGCGATGGCGCCCACAAAAGTCCAAGAATTCGACTATCCCAGCGGCGAAGACAATGTTTACAATACTTACAGCGGTAGGGGCGGAATTGCGATCGGTTCTATGTGGCGGCGCTGGCTGTTTGCTAATTATCTCAAAAATTGGCAAATGGCGCTTACCCGCAATTTTACGCCAGAAACTAAATTGCTGTACCGCCGAAATATTAATAAAAGAGTCCGGGCGATCGCTCCTTTTTTGCGCTACGATTCCGACCCTTATTTAGTAGTAGCCAACGCCAATCTTAGCCATGATGATATAGAAAAAGAAAGGGAGGGAAATGGCAACAAGATTAAACCTTCACCCTCGGATACTGATAAATCTCCCAACTATCTTTACTGGATTATCGATGCCTATACAGCGAGCGATCGCTATCCGTATTCTGACCCGGGAAATCATGATTTCAACTACATCCGCAACTCCGTCAAAGTAGTTATTGATGCCTACAACGGGTCTGTTGACTTCTACGTTGCCTATCCCTCCGATCCGATTATTAACAGTTGGATAGCTATCTTTCCCGGACTCTTCAAACCCCTTGACAAAATGCCTCCGGCTCTCCGCAAACATATCAGATATCCAGTAGATTTGTTGAGCATTCAATCAGAACGCTTGCTAACTTATCATATGGAAGACCCGCAAGTATTGTACAATCGGGAGGATTTGTGGCGAGTTCCCAATGAAATTTATGGCACCGAACAACAGCCAGTAGCACCGTATTATTTGATTACCAAACTGCCAACGGAAACAGCAGAAGAATTTATTTTGCTGCTCCCATTTACACCAGTAAGTCGCAACAATTTAATTGCTTGGATTGCAGGGCGATCGGATGGTGGCGATTACGGAAAATTGCTGCTGTATCTGTTCCCCAAACAGCGATTAGTTTACGGCCCGGAACAAATAGAAGCTTTAATTAACCAAGATCCGGTTATTTCCGAACAAATCTCTCTCTGGAATCGCCAGGGTTCCAAAGCACTTCAAGGAAACTTATTAGTAATTCCCATTGAACAATCTTTACTGTATGTGGAACCTCTTTACTTAGAAGCAGAGCGCAATAGTTTGCCAACTTTAGTCAGAGTTATTGCTGTCTACGAAAACCGCATAGTCATGGCAGAAAATCTTGAATTGGCACTCAAGGCACTTTTTCAGCAACAATCTACTAATAAACCGGCCATTATTCGACCTCTAGAAGGAACAGCACCAGCTTTAAATAGTGAATGA
- a CDS encoding glutamyl-tRNA reductase, with protein MNIAVVGLSHKTAPVEVREKLSIPEQKVEAAIAQLRGYPHIQEVAILSTCNRLEIYIVTSESEPGVREVIQFLSECSKVYVQSLRPHLFILLHEDAVMHLMRVASGLDSLVLGEGQILAQVKQTHKLAQQYKGVGRILERLFKQALTAGKRVRTETSIGTGAVSISSAAAELAQMKGQNLASSKIAIIGAGKMSRLLVQHLLSKGASHISIVNRSVRGALELAGQFKDAQLHLYQLSEMMQVIASSDLVFTSTAATDPLLNKAKLEAVLDPNRPLMLVDISVPRNIDSDANELANVRSFNVDDLKAVVAQNHESRRKMAMEAQGLLEQEVEAFDLWWRSLETVPTISCLRDKIELIREQELEKALSRLGSEFSEKHQDVIESLTRGIVNKILHDPMVQLRAQQDIEARRQAMQTLQTLFNLDVDVNQQYS; from the coding sequence ATGAATATTGCAGTCGTAGGTCTCAGCCACAAAACAGCGCCGGTAGAAGTTCGCGAAAAACTGAGCATTCCAGAACAGAAAGTTGAAGCGGCGATCGCCCAATTGCGCGGCTACCCGCACATTCAAGAGGTTGCCATCCTCAGCACTTGCAACCGCTTAGAGATTTATATTGTTACCAGCGAGTCGGAACCGGGTGTGCGAGAGGTTATTCAGTTCCTTTCAGAATGCAGTAAAGTTTATGTGCAGTCTTTGCGTCCTCACCTGTTTATTTTGCTGCACGAAGATGCGGTGATGCACTTGATGCGAGTGGCTTCTGGCCTCGATAGTTTGGTTCTCGGAGAAGGACAAATTTTGGCTCAGGTGAAACAAACTCACAAACTCGCCCAGCAGTACAAAGGTGTAGGCAGAATTTTAGAGCGCTTGTTCAAGCAAGCTCTCACAGCAGGGAAACGAGTTCGCACGGAAACTAGCATCGGTACCGGTGCAGTTTCTATCAGTTCGGCGGCGGCAGAATTGGCTCAAATGAAGGGTCAGAATTTAGCAAGCAGCAAAATTGCAATTATCGGTGCTGGCAAAATGTCGCGGCTTTTGGTGCAGCATTTGCTCTCAAAAGGAGCTAGCCATATTTCGATCGTTAACCGCTCTGTGCGGGGCGCCCTGGAGTTGGCCGGTCAGTTTAAAGATGCACAATTGCACCTGTATCAGCTCTCGGAAATGATGCAGGTAATTGCCAGTTCTGACTTGGTTTTTACCAGTACCGCAGCTACCGATCCGCTGTTAAATAAAGCTAAATTGGAAGCGGTTTTAGACCCGAATCGCCCTTTGATGTTGGTGGATATTTCTGTGCCACGCAACATTGACTCGGATGCGAACGAACTCGCTAATGTGCGATCGTTTAATGTGGACGACTTGAAAGCAGTGGTAGCTCAAAATCACGAAAGCCGCCGCAAAATGGCAATGGAAGCTCAGGGCTTGCTGGAACAGGAAGTAGAGGCTTTCGATCTCTGGTGGCGCAGCCTAGAAACTGTTCCTACTATTAGCTGTTTGCGGGATAAGATAGAATTGATTCGGGAACAAGAGTTAGAAAAAGCTTTATCGCGTCTTGGTTCTGAATTTTCGGAGAAACATCAAGATGTGATTGAATCTTTAACAAGGGGGATTGTGAATAAGATTTTGCACGATCCGATGGTACAGTTGCGCGCTCAGCAGGATATTGAGGCGCGGCGGCAAGCGATGCAAACTTTGCAAACACTGTTTAATTTGGATGTGGATGTCAATCAGCAGTACAGCTAG